From Mustela erminea isolate mMusErm1 chromosome 1, mMusErm1.Pri, whole genome shotgun sequence, a single genomic window includes:
- the ALAS1 gene encoding 5-aminolevulinate synthase, nonspecific, mitochondrial, whose translation METVVRRCPFLSRVPQAFLQKAGKSLLFYAQNCPKMMEFGAKPATRALSTSAVHCQQVKETPPANEKDKTAKAEVQQAADGSQQTPHGTQFPSGHPSLATSQGTASKCPFLAAQMSQKGSNVFRKASLELQEDVQEMHAVRKEVAQTSVNPSVIRVKADEGEPGGLLKNFQDIMRKQRPERVSHLLQDNLPKSVSTFQYDHFFEKKIEEKKNDHTYRVFKTVNRRAHIFPMADDYSDSLITKKQVSVWCSNDYLGMSRHPRVCGAVMDTLKQHGAGAGGTRNISGTSKFHVDLEQELADLHGKDAALLFSSCFVANDSTLFTLARMMPGCEIYSDSGNHASMIQGIRNSRVPKYIFRHNDVSHLRELLQRSDPSVPKIVAFETVHSMDGAVCPLEELCDVAHEFGAITFVDEVHAVGLYGARGGGIGDRDGVMPKMDIISGTLGKAFGCVGGYIASTSSLIDTVRSYAAGFIFTTSLPPMLLAGALESVRILKSAEGRALRRQHQRNVKLMRQMLMDAGLPVVHCPSHIIPVRVADAAKNTEVCDELMSRHNIYVQAINYPTVPRGEELLRIAPTPHHTPQMMNYFLENLLATWKRVGLELKPHSSAECNFCRRPLHFEVMSEREKSYFSGMSKLVSAQA comes from the exons ATGGAGACTGTTGTTCGCCGCTGCCCATTCTTATCCCGAGTGCCTCAGGCTTTTCTGCAAAAGGCAGGAAAATCTCTGTTGTTCTATGCCCAAAACTGCCCTAAGATGATGGAATTTGGGGCCAAACCAGCCACTCGGGCCCTGTCCACTTCAGCAGTACACTGCCAGCAGGTCAAAGAAACCCCTCCAGCTAATGAGA aggACAAAACTGCCAAAGCTGAGGTTCAGCAGGCTGCCGATGGATcccagcagactccacatggcACGCAGTTTCCATCTGGACATCCCTCCCTTGCTACGAGCCAGGGCACTGCAAGCAAATGCCCTTTCCTGGCAGCCCAGATGAGCCAGAAGGGCAGCAATGTCTTCCGCAAAGCCAGTCTCGAGCTTCAGGAGGATGTGCAGGAAATGCATGCCGTGAGGAAAG AGGTTGCCCAGACCTCAGTGAACCCCAGTGTAATTCGTGTAAAGGCTGACGAAGGGGAGCCAGGTGGATTGCTGAAGAACTTCCAGGATATCATGAGAAAGCAAAGACCAGAAAGAGTGTCCCATCTTCTTCAAGATAACTTGCCAAAAT ctGTTTCAACTTTTCAATATGATCAtttctttgagaagaaaattgaagagaaaaaaaatgaccatacCTATCGAGTTTTTAAAACTGTGAACCGGAGAGCTCACATTTTCCCCATGGCAGATGACTATTCGGACTCCCTGATCACCAAAAAGCAGGTGTCAGTCTGGTGTAGCAATGACTACCTAGGAATGAGTCGTCATCCACGAGTATGCGGGGCGGTCAT ggacACTTTGAAACAGCATGGTGCTGGAGCAGGTGGTACTAGAAATATTTCTGGAACCAGTAAATTCCACGTGGACCTGGAGCAGGAGCTGGCTGATTTGCATGGCAAAGATGCAGCACTCTTGTTTTCCTCGTGCTTTGTGGCCAACGACTCAACCCTCTTCACTCTGGCTAGGATGATGCCAG GCTGTGAGATTTACTCTGATTCTGGGAACCATGCCTCCATGATCCAAGGGATTCGAAACAGCCGGGTGCCAAAGTACATCTTCCGCCACAATGACGTCAGCCACCTCAGAGAGCTGCTGCAAAGATCTGACCCTTCGGTCCCCAAGATTGTCGCATTTGAAACTGTCCACTCCATGGATG GAGCAGTGTGCCCGCTGGAAGAGCTGTGTGATGTGGCGCATGAGTTTGGAGCAATCACCTTCGTGGATGAGGTCCATGCAGTGGGACTGTACGGGGCTCGAGGCGGAGGGATTGGCGATCGGGACGGAGTTATGCCTAAAATGGACATCATTTCTGGAACGCTTG GCAAAGCCTTTGGCTGTGTCGGAGGGTACATCGCCAGCACAAGTTCTCTGATCGACACCGTACGGTCCTATGCGGCCGGCTTCATCTTCACCACCTCTCTGCCGCCCATGCTGCTGGCCGGAGCCCTGGAGTCCGTGCGGATCCTCAAGAGCGCCGAGGGGCGGGCACTTCGCCGCCAGCACCAGCGCAACGTCAAGCTCATGAGACAGATGCTCATGGACGCAGGCCTCCCGGTCGTCCACTGCCCCAGTCACATCATCCCTGTCCGG GTTGCAGATGCCGCTAAAAACACCGAAGTCTGTGACGAGCTAATGAGCAGACATAACATCTACGTCCAAGCCATCAACTATCCCACGGTGCCCCGGGGGGAGGAGCTCCTGCGGAttgcccccactccccaccataCACCGCAGATGATGAACTACTTCCTCG AGAACCTGCTGGCCACGTGGAAGCGagtggggctggaactcaagCCACATTCCTCAGCCGAATGCAACTTCTGCAGGAGGCCGCTGCATTTCGAAGtgatgagtgagagagagaaatcttacTTCTCCGGCATGAGCAAGCTGGTGTCTGCCCAGGCCTGA